In Streptomyces violaceusniger Tu 4113, one DNA window encodes the following:
- a CDS encoding RNA polymerase sigma factor, giving the protein MQTQTLTDAALAASPHPVSARPPGAAPVAPAVPEDPADLAPEGVPETDQDAAPDAMADVAADPDPDGAPEAESAEPAEPAEPAEPVEPVESVDTVVEPVEPIEPPARADTSGPSADLFRQYLREIGRIPLLSAVEEVELARRVEAGLFAEEKLGNTPDLDSQLAVDLDRLVVLGRVAKRRLIEANLRLVVSVAKRYIGRGLTMLDLVQEGNLGLIRAVEKFDYARGYKFSTYATWWIRQAMSRALADQARTIRVPVHVVELINRVVRVQRRMLQERGYEPTPEEVAAHLDLLPERVSEVLRLAQEPVSLHAPVGEEDDVALGDLIEDGDAASPVESAAFLLLREHLEAVLSTLGERERKVVQLRYGLADGRPRTLEEIGRIFGVTRERIRQIESKTLNKLRDHAFADQLRGYLD; this is encoded by the coding sequence GTGCAGACCCAGACCCTCACCGACGCGGCCCTCGCGGCGTCGCCGCACCCCGTGTCCGCCCGCCCGCCCGGCGCCGCACCGGTAGCGCCGGCCGTGCCCGAGGACCCGGCGGACCTCGCCCCGGAGGGTGTACCGGAGACCGACCAGGACGCCGCACCGGACGCCATGGCCGACGTGGCTGCCGACCCCGACCCCGACGGCGCCCCCGAGGCGGAATCCGCCGAGCCCGCCGAGCCCGCCGAGCCCGCCGAGCCGGTCGAGCCCGTCGAGAGCGTGGATACCGTCGTAGAGCCCGTAGAACCGATCGAGCCGCCCGCCCGCGCCGACACCAGCGGCCCCTCCGCCGATCTCTTCCGCCAGTACCTCCGCGAGATCGGGCGGATACCGCTGCTCTCCGCGGTCGAGGAGGTCGAGCTGGCCCGCCGGGTCGAGGCGGGTCTCTTCGCCGAGGAGAAGCTCGGCAACACCCCCGACCTCGACTCCCAACTCGCCGTGGACCTCGACCGGTTGGTGGTCCTGGGCCGGGTGGCCAAGCGCCGGCTGATCGAGGCCAACCTCCGCCTCGTCGTCTCCGTCGCCAAGCGCTATATCGGCCGCGGCCTGACCATGCTCGACCTGGTCCAGGAGGGCAACCTCGGCCTGATCCGCGCGGTCGAGAAGTTCGACTACGCCCGCGGGTACAAGTTCTCGACGTACGCGACCTGGTGGATCCGCCAGGCCATGTCCCGCGCCCTGGCCGACCAGGCCCGGACGATCCGGGTCCCGGTGCATGTCGTCGAACTGATCAACCGGGTGGTCCGGGTCCAGCGCCGGATGCTCCAGGAGCGCGGCTACGAACCCACCCCCGAGGAGGTCGCCGCCCATCTCGACCTCCTCCCGGAGCGGGTGAGCGAGGTGCTGCGGCTGGCCCAGGAGCCGGTGTCGCTCCACGCCCCGGTGGGCGAGGAGGACGATGTGGCCCTCGGCGACCTCATCGAGGACGGCGACGCGGCCTCACCCGTGGAGTCCGCGGCCTTCCTGCTGCTCCGCGAGCACCTGGAGGCCGTGCTGTCGACGCTCGGCGAGCGCGAACGCAAGGTGGTGCAGTTGCGGTACGGACTGGCCGACGGCCGCCCCCGCACGCTGGAGGAGATCGGCCGGATCTTCGGGGTGACGCGGGAGCGGATCCGCCAGATCGAGTCGAAGACGCTCAACAAGCTCCGCGACCACGCCTTCGCCGATCAGCTCCGCGGCTACCTGGACTAG
- the dnaG gene encoding DNA primase, which produces MAGRINDDDVKAVRAAVPIDAVVSEYLQLRNGGGGNLKGLCPFHDEKSPSFQVSPSKGLYYCFGCQEGGDTVDFVMKIDHLSFAETIERLASQAGITLRYEEGGYTPGRQQGERTRLVEAHKAAAQFYVEQLERPEAEIGRTFLAERGFDQAAAQHFGVGYSPAGWDHLVRYLRGRGFTDKELILSGLVQEGRRGPIDRFRGRLMWPIRDISGEVVGFGARKLRDDDNGPKYLNTPETPLYRKSQVLYGIDLAKKDIAKASRAVVVEGYTDVMACHLAGVTTAIATCGTAFGGDHIKILRRLLMDNSGAEVVFTFDGDAAGQKAALRAFEDDQKFAAETYIAITPGGMDPCELRLAEGDEAVRTLVETRTQLFEFAIRQILARHNLDTAVGRAAALEEAAPVVAGIKNGSIQHESAVHLAGLLGILDTQFVVRRVSQLARWARERGRGSGGEQRGRPGGVPAGDGPQYRHRREPEAQGDPGAPAPPRGPRLDLRSPAHLAERELLKCALQYPQLVSPTFDAFGADEFTAAPYARVRMAIAEAGGTAGADADYLVRVRDVAPDDTVRGLILELTVEPLSLPRRRQREIDRTYVGQWLAAVRLQAVDRRIGEVHAGVQRLGPYADAASLSAFQEELKALQVYREGLRVRGAEAL; this is translated from the coding sequence GTGGCAGGCAGGATCAACGATGACGACGTGAAGGCGGTCCGGGCAGCGGTCCCGATCGACGCCGTCGTGTCCGAATACCTCCAGCTTCGCAATGGAGGGGGTGGCAATCTCAAGGGCCTGTGCCCCTTCCATGACGAGAAATCCCCGTCCTTCCAGGTCAGCCCCAGCAAGGGGCTCTATTACTGCTTCGGCTGCCAGGAGGGCGGCGACACCGTCGACTTCGTCATGAAGATCGACCACCTCTCCTTCGCCGAGACCATCGAGCGGCTGGCCTCCCAGGCCGGCATCACCCTGCGCTATGAGGAGGGCGGCTACACGCCCGGCCGCCAGCAGGGCGAGCGCACCCGGCTGGTCGAGGCCCATAAGGCGGCCGCGCAGTTCTACGTGGAGCAGTTGGAGCGCCCCGAGGCGGAGATCGGCCGCACCTTCCTGGCCGAGCGCGGCTTCGACCAGGCCGCCGCGCAGCACTTCGGCGTCGGCTACAGCCCGGCCGGCTGGGACCACCTCGTCCGCTATCTGCGCGGCCGCGGATTCACCGACAAGGAGCTGATCCTCTCCGGGCTCGTCCAGGAGGGTCGGCGCGGCCCCATCGACCGCTTCCGGGGCCGGCTGATGTGGCCGATCCGGGACATCTCCGGCGAGGTCGTCGGCTTCGGCGCCCGCAAGCTGCGCGACGACGACAACGGCCCGAAGTACCTCAACACCCCCGAGACCCCGCTCTACCGCAAGTCCCAGGTCCTCTACGGCATCGACCTCGCCAAGAAGGACATCGCCAAGGCCAGCCGGGCGGTGGTGGTCGAGGGCTATACGGACGTCATGGCCTGCCATCTCGCGGGGGTCACCACCGCCATCGCCACCTGCGGAACCGCCTTCGGCGGTGACCACATCAAGATCCTCCGACGGTTGCTGATGGACAACTCGGGCGCGGAGGTCGTCTTCACCTTCGACGGCGACGCGGCCGGGCAGAAGGCGGCCCTGCGCGCCTTCGAGGACGACCAGAAGTTCGCAGCCGAGACCTATATTGCGATCACGCCGGGCGGCATGGACCCGTGCGAACTGCGGCTTGCGGAGGGCGACGAGGCCGTCAGGACATTGGTCGAGACCCGCACCCAGCTGTTCGAGTTCGCCATCCGGCAGATCCTCGCGCGCCACAACCTCGACACGGCGGTGGGGCGCGCCGCCGCGCTGGAGGAGGCAGCGCCCGTCGTCGCCGGGATCAAGAACGGCTCCATTCAGCACGAGTCCGCGGTGCATCTCGCGGGTCTGCTCGGCATCCTCGACACTCAATTCGTCGTACGGCGCGTCTCGCAGCTGGCCCGCTGGGCCCGTGAGCGCGGCCGCGGCTCGGGCGGCGAGCAGCGTGGCCGTCCGGGCGGCGTTCCTGCCGGAGATGGCCCGCAGTACCGCCATCGGCGTGAGCCGGAGGCGCAGGGCGACCCGGGAGCCCCGGCGCCGCCACGCGGCCCCCGCCTGGACCTCCGCAGCCCCGCGCATCTGGCCGAGCGCGAGTTGCTCAAGTGCGCGCTCCAGTACCCCCAACTCGTCTCTCCCACCTTCGATGCCTTCGGTGCCGACGAGTTCACGGCGGCGCCGTACGCCCGAGTCCGTATGGCGATCGCCGAGGCAGGGGGCACGGCGGGGGCTGACGCCGACTACCTTGTTCGGGTCCGTGACGTTGCGCCGGATGACACCGTCCGCGGACTGATCCTGGAGCTCACGGTGGAGCCGTTGTCGCTGCCCAGACGCCGACAGCGCGAGATCGATCGCACGTACGTCGGGCAGTGGCTCGCCGCCGTCAGGCTCCAGGCCGTGGACCGACGGATCGGTGAGGTCCACGCGGGGGTGCAGCGACTGGGGCCATACGCTGATGCGGCGAGCCTCAGCGCCTTCCAGGAAGAGCTGAAGGCGTTGCAGGTATACCGGGAAGGGCTCCGAGTGCGTGGGGCGGAGGCGCTGTAG
- a CDS encoding NAD(P)/FAD-dependent oxidoreductase yields MVDAHQTFVIVGGGLAGAKAAETLRAEGFTGRVILIGDERDHPYERPPLSKGFLTGSQERDSVFVHEPAWYAQADIELHLGLPAVHLDRAAKAVTLGDGTRVHYDRLLLATGAEPRRLDIPGTDLAGVHHLRRLAHAERLKGVLTTLGRDNGQLVIAGAGWIGLEVAAAARGYGAEVTIVEPEPTPLHPVLGPELGALFADLHSEHGVRFHFGARLTEITGQDGMVLAALTDDGEEHPAHSVLAAIGAAPRAALAEAAGLEVVDRAAGGGIAVDTSLRTSDPDIFAAGDVASAPLGFLEGTPARAALPQSARLRVEHWANALNGGPAAARAMLGQDVAYDRVPYFFSDQYDVGLEYSGYAPPGSYDQVLVRGDVGKRQFIAFWLNDGRLLAGMNVNVWDVTESIQRLIRGGHQLDTAALADPSVPLTSLLP; encoded by the coding sequence GTGGTCGACGCACACCAGACATTCGTCATCGTCGGAGGGGGGCTGGCCGGGGCGAAAGCCGCGGAAACCCTGCGAGCGGAGGGCTTCACCGGGCGGGTGATCCTCATCGGTGACGAGCGCGACCACCCCTATGAGCGGCCACCGCTGTCCAAGGGCTTCCTCACCGGCAGCCAGGAGCGCGACAGCGTCTTCGTCCACGAGCCCGCCTGGTACGCCCAGGCCGATATCGAGCTCCACCTCGGCCTGCCCGCCGTCCACCTGGACCGCGCCGCCAAGGCCGTGACCCTGGGCGACGGCACCCGGGTCCACTACGACCGGCTGCTGCTGGCCACCGGCGCCGAGCCGCGCCGCCTCGACATCCCCGGCACCGATCTGGCCGGGGTCCACCATCTGCGCCGGCTCGCCCACGCCGAGCGGCTCAAGGGCGTCCTCACCACCCTCGGCCGGGACAACGGCCAACTGGTCATCGCGGGCGCGGGCTGGATCGGCCTCGAAGTCGCGGCCGCCGCGCGCGGCTACGGCGCCGAGGTGACCATCGTCGAGCCCGAGCCCACCCCGCTCCACCCCGTCCTCGGCCCCGAGCTGGGCGCCCTCTTCGCCGACCTCCACAGCGAGCACGGCGTCCGCTTCCACTTCGGTGCCCGCCTTACCGAGATCACCGGCCAGGACGGCATGGTGCTGGCCGCCCTCACCGACGACGGCGAGGAGCACCCCGCCCACAGCGTTCTGGCCGCCATCGGCGCCGCCCCGCGCGCCGCCCTCGCCGAGGCCGCGGGCCTGGAGGTGGTGGACCGCGCGGCGGGCGGCGGCATCGCGGTCGACACCTCGCTGCGCACCAGCGACCCGGACATCTTCGCGGCGGGCGACGTCGCCTCCGCCCCGCTCGGCTTCCTCGAGGGCACCCCCGCACGGGCCGCCCTCCCGCAGAGCGCCCGGCTGCGCGTCGAGCACTGGGCCAACGCCCTGAACGGCGGCCCGGCGGCGGCCCGCGCCATGCTCGGCCAGGACGTCGCGTACGACCGGGTGCCGTACTTCTTCTCCGACCAGTACGACGTCGGCCTGGAGTACTCCGGTTACGCCCCGCCCGGCTCGTACGACCAGGTGCTGGTGCGCGGCGACGTCGGCAAGCGGCAGTTCATCGCCTTCTGGCTGAACGACGGCCGGCTGCTCGCGGGCATGAACGTCAACGTCTGGGACGTCACCGAATCGATCCAACGGCTCATCCGCGGCGGCCACCAGCTCGACACGGCGGCCCTGGCCGACCCGTCCGTCCCGCTGACCTCGCTGCTCCCGTAG
- a CDS encoding deoxyguanosinetriphosphate triphosphohydrolase: MSRSAPPEPDPAPPTGAPEADTGHVPGYAPADLERWAPEPDKRPGRTAFQRDRARVLHSAALRRLAGKTQVVPATPAADPGPAGRALAYDATPRTRLTHSLECAQVGRELGAALGCDPDLVETACLAHDLGHPPFGHNGERVLNEIAEPCGGFEGNAQSLRLLARLEPKRFVPGPEAGEPVSVGLNLTRAALDAATKYPWPRGGHPYSPRSPKFGVYEDDLPIFAWYRQGAPEGRTTFEAQVMDWADDVAYSVHDVEDGLHAGHLDPASLLSEPERREVFAVAADRYAPGAEPGELAEALDRLLGQEWWPHRYAGSSVAQARLKDATSQLIGRFCLAAEGATRAAYGAGRFTRYHAELVVPRAARLECAVLKAVADRYVIQRPDQELVRADQRVVIAELGDALIARAPEGLDPQFRALFDAAGDDRGRLRAIVDQIASLTDTSARWLHARLTA; this comes from the coding sequence ATGAGTCGCAGCGCACCCCCTGAACCGGATCCGGCCCCTCCGACCGGTGCCCCCGAGGCCGACACCGGCCACGTCCCCGGCTATGCCCCGGCGGACCTCGAGCGCTGGGCGCCGGAGCCCGACAAGCGGCCGGGCCGGACCGCCTTCCAGCGGGACCGGGCGCGGGTGCTGCACTCCGCCGCGCTGCGCAGACTGGCCGGGAAGACCCAGGTGGTGCCCGCCACACCGGCCGCCGACCCCGGGCCGGCCGGGCGCGCCCTGGCCTACGACGCCACGCCCCGCACCCGGCTGACCCACTCCCTGGAGTGCGCCCAGGTGGGCCGTGAGCTGGGGGCCGCCCTCGGCTGCGACCCGGATCTGGTGGAGACGGCCTGCCTCGCTCATGACCTCGGCCATCCGCCGTTCGGGCACAACGGCGAGCGGGTGCTCAACGAGATCGCCGAGCCCTGCGGCGGCTTCGAGGGAAACGCGCAGTCGCTGCGGCTGCTGGCCCGGCTCGAGCCGAAGCGGTTCGTGCCCGGCCCGGAGGCCGGTGAGCCGGTGAGCGTCGGCCTCAACCTCACCCGCGCCGCGCTGGACGCCGCCACCAAGTACCCCTGGCCGCGCGGCGGCCATCCGTACAGCCCCCGCTCCCCGAAGTTCGGGGTCTACGAGGACGACCTCCCGATCTTCGCGTGGTACCGGCAGGGTGCCCCCGAGGGCCGTACGACCTTCGAGGCGCAGGTCATGGACTGGGCCGACGATGTCGCCTACTCCGTCCACGACGTCGAGGACGGGCTGCACGCGGGCCATCTCGACCCCGCGAGCCTGCTCTCCGAGCCCGAGCGCCGCGAGGTCTTCGCCGTCGCCGCCGACCGGTACGCCCCGGGGGCCGAGCCCGGGGAGCTGGCCGAGGCGCTGGACCGGCTACTGGGCCAGGAGTGGTGGCCGCACCGCTACGCCGGCTCGTCCGTCGCCCAGGCCCGCCTCAAGGACGCCACCAGCCAGCTCATCGGCCGCTTCTGCCTGGCCGCCGAGGGCGCCACCCGCGCGGCGTACGGCGCGGGCCGCTTCACCCGCTACCACGCCGAGCTGGTCGTCCCCCGCGCCGCGCGCCTGGAGTGCGCGGTCCTCAAGGCGGTCGCCGACCGGTATGTCATCCAGCGCCCCGACCAGGAGCTGGTCCGGGCCGATCAGCGGGTCGTCATCGCCGAGCTGGGCGATGCCCTGATCGCCCGCGCCCCCGAGGGCCTGGACCCCCAGTTCCGCGCGCTCTTCGACGCGGCCGGGGACGACCGGGGCCGGCTGCGGGCGATCGTCGACCAGATCGCCTCCCTGACCGACACCTCGGCCCGATGGCTCCACGCCCGGCTCACCGCGTGA
- a CDS encoding molybdopterin-dependent oxidoreductase: MAHVPGEHSPDPAPDPAPVDTHCPYCSLQCGMTLRPVPPGGGSDEKPGGVEVIERTAFPVNRGALCGKGRTAPAVLSSRVRLTEPLVRRPDSGRLEPATWEEALDRIAEGLEAAGRAYGRDAVGVFGGGGLTNEKAYALGKFARVVLGTPQIDYNGRFCMSSAAAAHQRAFGLDRGLPFPLADVARTGCVVLVGSNLAETMPPALRYLTELKEAGGRLIVVDPRRTRTAEQADLHLAPRPGTDLALALGLLHLVVAEGRVDEEFVERRTSGWPEARAAAMAHWPELVERITGVPLPDLRKAVTMFCDAENSMVLTARGPEQQSKGTDTVGAWINLCLATGRAGRPLSGYGCLTGQGNGQGGREHGQKADQLPGYRKLTDPAARAHVAAVWGVEPDALPGPGRSAYELLDALGRDVRALLLMGSNPLVSAPRAAHVESRLRSLDFLAVADVVLSETAALADVVLPVAQWAEETGTMTNLEGRVILRRAALTPPPGVRTDLWVLSGLAARLGWEKGFPADAEEVFEELRRASAGGPADYSGITYRRIAEEDGVFWPCPERAEETARKSAAGTARKGAAGTGWESVEGASERAQRTGSAGAGADPERAWADPEGARPQGAHGADPGGAEADPEGGERPSPPSRHPGPHPGTPRLFLDRFATDDGRARFAPVSHRPAAEEPDAAYPVLLTTGRVLAQYQSGAQTRRVTELNEAAPGPYVQLHPLLAERLGAAEGVPIAVVSRRGRAVAPARISRDIRPDTVFMPFHWAGPGRANTVTNPALDPVSRMPEFKVCAVRLELAEG, from the coding sequence ATGGCGCACGTTCCCGGGGAGCACTCCCCCGACCCCGCCCCCGACCCCGCCCCCGTCGACACGCACTGCCCTTACTGTTCGCTCCAGTGCGGGATGACGCTGCGCCCGGTGCCACCGGGCGGCGGATCGGACGAGAAGCCGGGTGGTGTCGAGGTCATCGAGCGCACCGCCTTCCCCGTCAACCGCGGCGCGCTCTGCGGTAAGGGCCGCACCGCGCCCGCCGTGCTCTCCTCCCGGGTGCGTCTGACCGAGCCGCTGGTTCGCCGCCCTGACTCCGGTCGGCTCGAACCGGCCACCTGGGAGGAGGCCCTCGACCGGATCGCCGAGGGCCTGGAGGCCGCCGGCCGGGCGTACGGCCGCGACGCCGTGGGGGTCTTCGGCGGCGGCGGGCTGACGAACGAGAAGGCGTACGCGCTGGGGAAGTTCGCCCGCGTGGTGCTCGGCACCCCGCAGATCGACTACAACGGCCGGTTCTGCATGTCCTCGGCCGCCGCCGCCCATCAGCGGGCCTTCGGGCTGGACCGCGGGCTGCCGTTCCCGCTGGCGGACGTGGCCCGCACCGGATGCGTCGTCCTCGTCGGCTCGAACCTGGCCGAGACCATGCCGCCCGCGCTGCGCTATCTGACCGAGCTGAAGGAGGCGGGCGGCCGGCTGATCGTGGTCGATCCCCGGCGCACCCGTACGGCGGAGCAGGCGGATCTGCATCTGGCGCCGCGGCCCGGTACCGATCTCGCGCTCGCGCTGGGGCTGCTGCACCTGGTGGTCGCGGAGGGCCGGGTGGACGAGGAGTTCGTCGAACGGCGCACCAGCGGCTGGCCCGAGGCGCGGGCCGCCGCGATGGCCCACTGGCCGGAGCTGGTGGAGCGGATCACGGGCGTCCCCCTCCCTGACCTCCGTAAGGCGGTCACGATGTTCTGCGACGCCGAGAACTCGATGGTGCTGACCGCCCGGGGCCCCGAGCAGCAGTCCAAGGGCACCGACACCGTCGGCGCGTGGATCAACCTGTGCCTGGCCACCGGCCGCGCGGGCCGCCCGCTGTCCGGCTACGGCTGCCTGACCGGCCAGGGCAACGGCCAGGGCGGCCGCGAACACGGCCAGAAGGCCGACCAGCTACCCGGCTACCGCAAGCTGACCGACCCCGCCGCGCGCGCCCATGTGGCGGCCGTATGGGGCGTCGAACCCGACGCCCTCCCCGGGCCGGGGCGCAGCGCGTACGAACTCCTGGACGCGCTCGGGCGGGACGTCCGGGCACTGCTGCTGATGGGCTCCAACCCGCTGGTCTCCGCCCCGCGTGCGGCCCATGTGGAGTCCCGGCTGCGGTCACTGGACTTCCTGGCGGTCGCCGATGTCGTGCTCTCGGAGACCGCCGCGCTCGCCGATGTGGTCCTGCCGGTGGCGCAGTGGGCCGAGGAGACCGGGACCATGACCAACCTGGAGGGCCGGGTCATCCTCCGCCGGGCGGCGCTGACCCCGCCGCCGGGCGTCCGGACGGATCTGTGGGTGCTGAGCGGGCTCGCGGCCCGGCTCGGCTGGGAGAAGGGGTTCCCGGCCGACGCGGAGGAGGTCTTCGAGGAGCTGCGGCGGGCCTCGGCCGGCGGCCCGGCGGACTACTCGGGCATCACCTATCGGAGGATCGCGGAGGAGGACGGGGTGTTCTGGCCCTGTCCGGAGCGCGCGGAGGAGACCGCCCGTAAGAGCGCGGCGGGGACCGCCCGTAAGGGCGCGGCGGGGACCGGCTGGGAGAGTGTGGAGGGGGCCTCCGAGAGGGCGCAGCGAACCGGCTCGGCGGGCGCGGGGGCCGACCCCGAGCGTGCGTGGGCCGACCCGGAGGGCGCCCGCCCCCAGGGCGCGCACGGGGCCGACCCTGGGGGCGCGGAGGCCGACCCCGAGGGCGGGGAGAGGCCCAGTCCGCCCAGTAGGCATCCCGGTCCGCATCCCGGTACGCCGCGGCTGTTCCTCGACCGGTTCGCCACCGACGACGGGCGGGCCCGCTTCGCCCCCGTGAGCCATCGCCCGGCCGCGGAGGAGCCGGACGCGGCGTATCCGGTGCTGCTGACGACGGGCCGGGTGCTGGCCCAGTACCAGTCCGGCGCCCAGACCCGGCGGGTCACCGAGCTCAACGAGGCCGCACCCGGCCCCTACGTCCAGCTCCACCCGCTGCTCGCCGAGCGGCTGGGGGCGGCCGAGGGGGTGCCGATCGCGGTGGTCTCCCGGCGCGGCCGCGCCGTGGCCCCGGCCCGCATCAGCCGGGACATCCGGCCGGACACGGTGTTCATGCCGTTCCACTGGGCGGGGCCGGGGCGGGCCAACACGGTGACGAACCCGGCGCTGGATCCGGTGTCGCGGATGCCGGAGTTCAAGGTGTGCGCGGTGCGGCTGGAGCTGGCCGAGGGCTGA
- a CDS encoding adenosine deaminase, producing MPPIPTAELHLHIEGTLEPDLAFALAERNGVELPYATQEELKAAYSFSDLQDFLNLYYALMTVLRTEDDFADLTNAYLARARAQGVRHAEIFFDPQAHTARGVEIDTVIRGITRALDAAPETYGITTRLIMCFLRDESAESALETFEAARPHLDRIAAVGLDSAEVGNPPSKFREVYALAREAGLKCVAHAGEEGPPAYVWEALDILGVDRVDHGVRCLEDEALVARLVADRTPLTVCPLSNVRLRVVDRLEDHPLPAMLDAGLLVTVNSDDPAYFGGYVGDNFTAVRDALGLDETTLRTLARNSFEAAFLDEGTRAAYLKEVEGWTR from the coding sequence ATGCCCCCGATCCCCACCGCAGAGCTCCATCTCCACATCGAGGGCACCCTGGAGCCCGATCTGGCCTTCGCACTCGCCGAGCGCAACGGGGTCGAGCTGCCGTACGCCACCCAGGAGGAGCTGAAGGCCGCGTACTCCTTCAGCGACCTCCAGGACTTCCTGAACCTCTACTACGCGCTGATGACCGTGCTGCGCACCGAGGACGACTTCGCCGACCTCACCAACGCGTATCTTGCCCGCGCCCGTGCGCAGGGTGTGCGCCATGCCGAGATCTTCTTCGACCCGCAGGCGCACACCGCGCGCGGCGTCGAGATAGACACGGTCATCCGCGGGATCACCCGCGCGCTGGACGCGGCGCCGGAGACGTACGGCATCACCACGCGCCTGATCATGTGCTTCCTGCGCGACGAGAGCGCCGAATCGGCCCTGGAGACCTTCGAGGCGGCCCGCCCCCACCTGGACCGGATCGCCGCGGTCGGCCTGGACTCGGCGGAGGTAGGGAATCCGCCGTCGAAGTTCCGCGAGGTGTACGCGCTCGCGCGGGAGGCCGGGCTGAAGTGCGTCGCGCACGCGGGGGAGGAGGGGCCGCCCGCGTATGTGTGGGAGGCGCTGGACATCCTCGGTGTGGACCGCGTCGACCACGGGGTGCGCTGCCTGGAGGACGAGGCGCTGGTGGCCCGGCTGGTCGCGGACCGGACCCCGCTGACCGTCTGCCCCCTGTCGAACGTCCGGCTGCGCGTCGTGGACCGCCTGGAGGACCATCCGCTGCCCGCGATGCTGGACGCCGGTCTGCTGGTGACGGTCAACTCCGACGACCCCGCCTACTTCGGCGGCTACGTCGGCGACAACTTCACCGCCGTACGGGACGCGCTCGGCCTCGACGAGACGACCCTGCGCACCCTGGCCCGCAACTCCTTCGAGGCCGCCTTCCTGGACGAGGGGACGCGGGCGGCGTACCTGAAGGAGGTCGAGGGCTGGACCCGCTGA
- a CDS encoding SanA/YdcF family protein, protein MLGWVRRRLPRTRRGWRRLVQGGVLVCVLALLPATWLRLSTDDRIRTVADVPSAPVGVVFGAGLWNGEPSPYLAHRLDAAVRLYKDGRVHALLVTGDNSRHDYDEPDAMRAYLVKRGVPDRRIVSDFAGFDTWDSCSRARRVFGVHKAVLVSQGFHVRRALALCGAAGIDAYGVAVAEPHDVTWYFGGTREVVAAGKAALDATFEPDPHFLGPRERGIERALAGRGSSGSR, encoded by the coding sequence ATGCTGGGGTGGGTGCGGAGGCGGTTGCCGCGGACGCGGCGGGGGTGGCGGCGGCTGGTGCAGGGGGGCGTTCTCGTCTGCGTACTGGCCCTGCTCCCCGCGACCTGGCTGCGGCTGAGCACGGACGACCGGATCCGTACGGTCGCCGATGTGCCCTCGGCCCCGGTGGGGGTGGTCTTCGGGGCGGGGCTGTGGAACGGGGAGCCGTCGCCGTATCTGGCGCACCGGCTGGACGCCGCCGTACGGCTCTACAAGGACGGCAGGGTCCATGCGCTGCTGGTCACCGGGGACAACAGCCGCCATGACTACGACGAACCGGACGCGATGCGCGCGTATCTCGTCAAGCGCGGGGTGCCGGACCGGCGGATCGTGAGCGACTTCGCGGGGTTCGACACCTGGGACTCCTGCAGCCGGGCCCGGCGGGTCTTCGGGGTGCACAAGGCGGTGCTGGTGAGCCAGGGGTTCCATGTCCGGCGGGCGCTGGCGCTGTGCGGGGCGGCGGGGATCGACGCGTACGGGGTCGCGGTCGCCGAGCCGCACGATGTGACCTGGTACTTCGGTGGGACGCGGGAGGTCGTGGCGGCGGGCAAGGCGGCTCTGGACGCGACGTTCGAGCCGGACCCGCACTTCCTGGGGCCGCGGGAGCGGGGGATCGAGCGGGCGCTGGCGGGGCGGGGGTCCTCCGGCTCCCGCTGA
- the cutA gene encoding divalent-cation tolerance protein CutA has protein sequence MADYLTVLTTTDTPEKAEVLARGAIEARLAACAQISQPVTSVYRWEGEVETAAEWQVLFKTTAARYDELEAHIREAHDYETPEVIAMPIVNGSEDYLAWVVSETTIG, from the coding sequence GTGGCCGACTACCTGACCGTACTGACCACCACCGACACCCCCGAGAAGGCCGAGGTGCTGGCCCGCGGGGCGATCGAGGCCCGGCTGGCGGCCTGTGCGCAGATCAGCCAGCCCGTGACATCCGTGTACCGGTGGGAGGGGGAGGTCGAGACGGCGGCCGAGTGGCAGGTGCTGTTCAAGACGACCGCCGCGCGCTACGACGAGCTGGAGGCCCATATCCGCGAGGCGCACGACTACGAGACGCCCGAGGTCATCGCGATGCCCATCGTGAACGGCAGCGAGGACTACCTGGCGTGGGTGGTGTCGGAGACGACGATCGGCTGA
- a CDS encoding cupin, with product MDDLTTLARHHLDQAKADPHGRSAHLFLHDGPLRQSVIAMVSGCELDEHNAPPAASLQVLHGHVRLTGGGDRMDLIAGQVQEIPHERHGLRALEDSVVLLTAVTATHGCPTPYEDAATA from the coding sequence ATGGATGACCTCACCACGCTCGCGCGCCACCATCTGGACCAGGCCAAGGCCGATCCGCACGGGCGCAGCGCACATCTGTTCCTGCACGACGGTCCGCTGCGGCAGAGCGTGATCGCCATGGTCTCCGGCTGCGAGCTCGATGAGCACAACGCTCCTCCGGCGGCCAGTCTCCAGGTGCTGCACGGGCATGTACGGCTGACCGGCGGCGGTGACCGGATGGATCTCATCGCGGGCCAGGTGCAGGAGATCCCGCATGAGCGGCATGGGCTGCGGGCGTTGGAGGACTCGGTGGTGCTGCTGACCGCCGTGACCGCCACGCACGGCTGTCCCACCCCCTACGAGGACGCGGCCACCGCCTGA